A section of the Macadamia integrifolia cultivar HAES 741 chromosome 9, SCU_Mint_v3, whole genome shotgun sequence genome encodes:
- the LOC122089057 gene encoding protein LURP-one-related 15-like yields MAKPSNYPPLTNNPVIVVGPQFCSRNPIDLTIMKKVLSLGEGKFIVTAVNDDLLVKMFSAHGRWEVFRGDSPDSKNLLFNAKTTSLFQFMTKLDVFLAANTMEGVSDFKVKGSWSERSCKIYVGDFCVQMHKKLSVQSELFGKDNYIVTVHPNVDYAFIVALIIVLNAIIGTTARNA; encoded by the exons ATGGCTAAGCCCTCCAATTATCCACCATTGACTAATAATCCAGTCATCGTCGTTGGACCCCAATTCTGTTCTCGCAACCCTATAGATCTCACCATCATGAAGAAAGTTTTATCCCTAGGTGAAGGCAAATTCATCGTTACCGCCGTCAATGACGACCTCCTCGTCAAA aTGTTTAGTGCACATGGGAGATGGGAAGTGTTCAGGGGAGATAGCCCGGACTCAAAAAATCTGTTATTTAATGCAAAGACGACTTCTTTGTTCCAATTTATGACTAAACTGGATGTGTTCTTGGCGGCAAATACCATGGAGGGAGTTAGTGATTTCAAGGTCAAAGGGAGCTGGTCTGAAAGATCTTGCAAGATCTATGTTGGAGACTTCT GTGTGCAAATGCATAAGAAACTGAGTGTTCAAAGCGAGTTGTTTGGAAAAGACAATTACATAGTGACTGTGCATCCAAACGTTGATTATGCTTTCATCGTTGCTCTTATCATCGTTCTTAATGCGATCATTGGGACTACAGCAAGGAATGCTTGA